The following coding sequences lie in one Rutidosis leptorrhynchoides isolate AG116_Rl617_1_P2 chromosome 4, CSIRO_AGI_Rlap_v1, whole genome shotgun sequence genomic window:
- the LOC139841247 gene encoding protein NRT1/ PTR FAMILY 8.1-like, translating to MPEIVFRNIPINVQEDTYTKDGTIDYQNNPADKRITGTWKACPYILGNECCERFAFYGVIRNLSPYFETRLDQHHATASKTVLNWSRTCYLTPLIGAFFADAYIGRYWIIFIFSIIYVLGMSLLTISASVPGLKPSCKSKGNCKATSADIEIAYVALYLVALATGGIKSCVSTYGADQFDEADEVENKRKSSFFNWFYFASSIGALLTTSIQAVIQDRGWGWKFGLPAVAMSIAVGSFYSGTHLYRYQKPSGSPFTRIFQVIVASWRKRGVHLPIDKSNLYETRDAKSTIVGSRKIEHTKDFSFLDKAAVELQSDQFKTSIDPWRLCTVTQVEEFKSIIKLLPIWATTIIFSTVYRQMSDLFILQGSKMDLTVIKFKIQQPETIRIFDILSVLFWIPVYDRVIVPYTRKYTGHKAGITQLQRIGIGLLISIYAILSAGVLEIFRLRIIRRNNYYDLKNIPMSVFWQVPQYFLIGCAEVFTFIGHIEFFYDQAPDSMRSLCSALSLSTVSFGSYLSSLLVTIVRRITTKGGKPGWIPDDDNLNHVSLQNFFWLLSLLSLINLGAYLLVARWYTYKRAVGAHLTGGFNLRA from the exons ATGCCTGAAATAGTCTTTAGAAACATACCGATTAACGTACAAGAAGATACATACACTAAAGATGGCACAATTGATTACCAAAACAATCCTGCTGACAAGAGGATTACAGGAACCTGGAAGGCCTGTCCTTATATTCTCG GAAATGAGTGCTGTGAAAGATTTGCATTTTATGGAGTGATAAGAAATCTATCTCCTTATTTTGAGACTAGACTTGATCAACATCACGCTACTGCGTCTAAAACCGTCTTGAATTGGTCTCGAACGTGTTATCTCACGCCATTGATTGGGGCTTTTTTTGCTGATGCCTATATAGGCAGATATTGGATCATTTTCATTTTCTCCATCATCTATGTCTTA GGAATGTCTTTATTGACGATATCTGCATCCGTACCAGGATTAAAACCATCATGTAAGTCAAAAGGGAATTGCAAAGCTACCAGTGCAGACATTGAGATTGCATACGTGGCACTTTATCTTGTGGCCCTTGCCACGGGAGGGATCAAATCATGTGTCTCAACCTACGGTGCGGATCAATTTGATGAAGCTGATGAGGTTGAGAACAAACGCAAGAGTTCTTTCTTCAATTGGTTCTATTTCGCAAGCAGTATCGGTGCATTACTTACTACATCAATTCAAGCTGTGATCCAAGATAGAGGTTGGGGTTGGAAGTTTGGTCTACCAGCTGTGGCCATGTCGATTGCGGTTGGATCGTTCTACTCAGGAACTCATTTGTACCGGTATCAAAAACCGAGTGGAAGCCCATTTACTCGGATTTTTCAGGTCATTGTGGCTTCTTGGAGGAAACGTGGGGTCCATTTGCCTATCGACAAGTCGAATTTGTATGAAACCAGAGACGCCAAGTCTACTATCGTTGGAAGTCGCAAGATTGAGCATACCAAAGATTTTAG TTTCTTGGACAAGGCAGCTGTAGAGTTACAATCAGATCAATTTAAAACATCCATCGATCCATGGCGTCTGTGCACCGTGACCCAAGTAGAAGAATTCAAATCCATCATCAAACTGCTTCCGATATGGGCAACAACTATCATCTTCAGCACAGTCTACCGTCAAATGAGCGATCTGTTCATACTACAAGGTTCTAAAATGGACCTCACAGTAATAAAATTCAAGATCCAGCAACCTGAAACGATTAGAATCTTCGATATCCTTAGTGTACTTTTCTGGATCCCGGTTTACGACAGGGTCATTGTACCATATACCCGAAAATATACAGGCCACAAAGCGGGCATCACGCAGCTCCAAAGAATAGGCATCGGTTTATTAATCTCTATTTACGCAATACTGTCAGCCGGAGTTTTAGAAATCTTTAGgctcagaattattagaagaaacaATTACTACGATTTAAAGAATATTCCCATGTCGGTTTTCTGGCAGGTCCCGCAGTATTTCTTGATTGGTTGTGCGGAAGTTTTTACGTTCATTGGACATATTGAGTTCTTTTACGATCAAGCTCCTGATTCTATGAGGAGTTTGTGTTCTGCGTTATCGCTATCAACAGTTTCTTTTGGGAGTTATTTGAGTTCGTTACTTGTGACGATTGTAAGAAGGATTACTACTAAAGGAGGTAAACCGGGTTGGATACCTGATGATGATAATTTAAATCACGTGTCGTTGCAAAATTTCTTCTGGCTTTTGAGTTTATTGAGTTTGATAAATCTTGGAGCTTATCTTCTTGTGGCTAGGTGGTACACTTATAAACGAGCTGTCGGGGCTCATTTAACTGGTGGTTTTAACTTGAGGGCTTAG